From one Salmo salar chromosome ssa09, Ssal_v3.1, whole genome shotgun sequence genomic stretch:
- the LOC106612740 gene encoding homeobox protein SEBOX has translation MGEMFRPDQIQCDDGQQFYSDWIRLYSNPVSHTPTPVSPNLAESLLWEEDRRSHLGSLATTTAPIGRQAHSTRPYRDGFNQPCVGTSGYRNFNLQTLAGSQARYGHQTSVDQVVPSHPQQMYWDVTQGQGHHPQVGPQTSIGYISDLIYNAAIVTNFLEF, from the coding sequence ATGGGGGAGATGTTCCGACCAGACCAGATTCAGTGCGACGATGGTCAGCAGTTCTACTCCGACTGGATCCGTCTCTACAGCAACCCTGTGTCTCATACGCCTACACCCGTCTCCCCAAACCTGGCAGAATCCCTACTGTGGGAGGAAGACCGCCGATCTCACCTGGGATCTCTTGCTACTACCACTGCACCCATTGGAAGGCAAGCACACTCCACACGGCCATACCGGGATGGGTTCAACCAGCCCTGTGTGGGCACTTCAGGGTATAGGAACTTTAATCTACAGACTCTAGCTGGGTCACAGGCCAGATATGGTCACCAAACCTCAGTGGACCAGGTTGTCCCCTCCCATCCACAGCAGATGTACTGGGATGTGACACAAGGACAGGGTCATCATCCTCAGGTGGGCCCTCAGACCTCCATCGGATACATCTCAGACCTGATCTATAATGCTGCTATTGTCACCAACTTCCTGGAGTTCTAA
- the LOC106612664 gene encoding transmembrane protein 199 — MASSFVIGNTFRERVRDLLEKDEASVPTELQKELEDILQQEQPSTLSFRTARKLHKCLLDNGQPFYLHELLEDSSLHLPKVEMPPRNPVLVARLQRIRAKLANEEYNRITRNVNTQQMNRRETLADFGREVRSAKAAVVTVLNFLVTVVATFACSYLGSQYLFTETAARVISAVIAASVVGLAELYVLVRTMEGELGEP, encoded by the exons ATGGCGTCGTCATTTGTGATTGGAAACACATTtcgagagagggtaagagacttGCTGGAGAAGGATGAGGCTTCAGTTCCAACAGAACTACAGAAAGAATTGGAAGATATTCTTCAACAGGAGCAACCATCAACTCTGTCTTTCAGAACTGCAAGAAAACTTCATAAATGTCTGCTAGACAATG GTCAACCCTTCTACCTTCATGAGTTGTTGGAGGACAGCTCATTGCACCTGCCTAAGGTTGAAATGCCCCCCAGA AACCCTGTGCTCGTGGCTCGTCTGCAGCGAATCAGAGCCAAGTTGGCCAATGAAGAATACAACAGGATCACACGGAATGTAAACACTCAG caaatGAATCGTCGGGAGACATTGGCGGACTTTGGGAGAGAAG tgcgCTCAGCAAAAGCTGCTGTTGTGACGGTCTTAAACTTCCTAGTGACAGTGGTGGCGACGTTCGCCTGCTCCTATCTCGGCAGTCAATACCTCTTCACAGAGACAGCGGCG AGGGTGATATCTGCAGTGATTGCTGCGTCCGTAGTTGGCCTGGCAGAGCTGTATGTTCTGGTACGGACCATGGAGGGAGAGCTAGGAGAACCATAG